Proteins found in one Phocoena sinus isolate mPhoSin1 chromosome 5, mPhoSin1.pri, whole genome shotgun sequence genomic segment:
- the LOC116754480 gene encoding ER membrane protein complex subunit 3-like encodes MAGPELLLDSNICLWVVLPIVIITFFMGMICHYMSILLQSDKKLTQEQVSNSQVLIRSRVLRENGKYIPEQSFLTRKYYFNNPEDGFFQKTKRKVVPPSLMTDPTMLTNTMKGNVTNVLPLILIGGWINMTFSGFVTTKVLFPLTLCFKPMLQQEIELLTLDASWVSSASWYFLSVFGLWSIYSVILGQDNAADQSRIMQQQMTGAAMAMLADTNKAFKTEWEALELTDHQWALDAAGTAQRKQLQS; translated from the exons ATGGCAGGACCGGAGCTGCTGCTCGACTCCAACATCTGCCTCTGGGTGGTCCTGCCCATCGTTATCATCACCTTCTTCATGGGCATGATTTGCCACTACATGTCCATCCTGCTGCAGAGTGACAAGAAGCTCACCCAGGAGCAAGTCTCCAACAGTCAAGTCCTAATTCGAAGCAGAGTCCtcagggaaaatggaaaatacattcCCGAACAGTCTTTCCTGACACGAAAATATTACTTCAACAACCCAGAGGATGggttttttcaaaaaactaaaaggaaggTTGTGCCTCCTTCTCTTATGACTGATCCCACTATGCTCACCAACACAATGAAAGGCAATGTCACAAATGTCCTCCCTCTGATTCTTATTGGTGGATGGATCAACATGACATTTTCAGGCTTTGTCACAACCAAGGTCCTGTTTCCACTGACCCTCTGTTTTAAGCCTATGCTACAGCAAGAAATTGAACTACTCACATTAGATGCCTCCTGGGTGAGTTCTGCATCCTGGTATTTCCTCAGTGTCTTTGGGCTTTGGAGCATTTACTCTGTGATTTTGGGCCAAGATAATGCTGCTGACCAATCACGGATAATGCAGCAACAGATGACTGGAGCAGCCATGGCCATGCTCGCAGACACCAATAAAGCTTTTAAGACAGAGTGGGAAGCTTTGGAGCTGACGGACCACCAGTGGGCACTAGATG CTGCAGGAACAGCCCAAAGGAAACAACTTCAAAGTTAA